In a genomic window of Ipomoea triloba cultivar NCNSP0323 chromosome 3, ASM357664v1:
- the LOC116012686 gene encoding SUPPRESSOR OF GAMMA RESPONSE 1-like, whose translation MTALYMGRSWLINSRGLAQKVRNASSPAENRIKDCGATRECPNCHHLIDNSDVSPEWPGFPAGVKFEPSDVELLEHLAAKCGEGNSEPHMFVDEFIPTLEGDEGICYTHPENLPGIKKDGSSVHFFYRTKKAYATGTRKRRKISNEKGLVMEHVRWHKTGKTKAVMENGVQKGCKKVMVLYRTTKKGEKPGKTNWVMHQYHLGIDEDEKEGGYVVSKIYYQQQKQTENAVLLSGESDMYANQAIPMTPMIAIPNPPRAGETPSCDDYNAALSPAEEVEGGKKEEYVSLSSDFQVKCEEYAGGCLAGESQAVDATDIDDFLLCDEIVGSFDLDNLGSHHATSANINPMPQEANNTTTSTNIADLVNLETEFSLQDLPFGSQDSISSWLDRF comes from the exons ATGACTGCTTTGTATATGGGAAG GTCTTGGCTTATCAATAGCAGAGGACTTGCACAAAAAGTGAGAAATGCCAGTTCCCCTGCTGAGAATCGAATCAAAGATTGTGGGGCAACCCGTGAATGCCCAAACTGTCATCACTTGATTGATAACAGCGAT GTTAGCCCAGAGTGGCCTGGCTTTCCTGCTGGTGTAAAATTTGAGCCATCTGATGTTGAGCTCTTGGAACATCTGGCAGCAAAATGTGGGGAAGGAAATTCGGAACCACACATGTTTGTTGATGAATTCATCCCAACACTTGAGGGAGATGAAGGAATCTGCTATACTCATCCAGAGAATCTTCCTG GTATTAAGAAAGATGGAAGCAGTGTTCACTTTTTTTACCGGACTAAAAAGGCATATGCTACTGGAACGCGCAAGCGCAGAAAGATTAGCAATGAAAAAGGTTTGGTGATGGAGCACGTTCGTTGGCATAAGACTGGGAAGACGAAAGCTGTGATGGAAAATGGAGTTCAGAAGGGATGCAAAAAGGTAATGGTTCTGTATAGGACTACCAAGAAGGGAGAAAAGCCTGGTAAAACCAATTGGGTGATGCACCAATACCATCTGGGAATagatgaagatgagaaagaAGGTGGATATGTAGTCTCGAAAATATATTATCAGCAGCAGAAACAGACTGAAAATGCTGTTCTTCTGAGTGGAGAATCTGATATGTATGCAAACCAAGCCATTCCTATGACTCCCATGATAGCCATCCCTAATCCGCCTCGTGCTGGAGAAACGCCTTCTTGTGATGATTACAATGCAGCCCTTTCACCTGCTGAG GAAGTGGAGGGGGGCAAGAAGGAGGAATATGTTTCTTTGTCATCTGATTTTCAAGTGAAGTGCGAAGAGTACGCAGGAGGGTGTTTGGCTGGAGAATCACAGGCTGTTGATGCAACTGACATTGATGATTTTCTGTTATGTGATGAAATTGTTGGTTCTTTTGATTTGGACAATCTGGGATCTCATCATGCGACTTCTGCTAACATTAATCCTATGCCGCAAGAAGCTAATAACACTACCACCTCCACCAATATTGCTGATCTTGTGAACTTGGAAACGGAATTTTCTTTGCAGGATCTGCCATTTGGATCTCAAGATAGTATTTCCAGCTGGCTAGACCGCTTTTGA
- the LOC116014204 gene encoding serine/threonine-protein kinase STY13-like: protein MGSASGFYTGEDFNLDSKWLIDPKLLFVGPKIGEGAHAKVYEGKYKNQNVAIKIIHKGETPEEIAKRDARFAREVAMLSRVQHKNLVKFLGACKEPVMVIVTELLLGGTLRKYLLNMRPRCLDMRVAIGFALDIARAMECLHSHGIIHRDLKPENLLLTADHKTVKLADFGLAREESLTEMMTAETGTYRWMAPELYSTVTLRHGEKKHYNHKVDAYSFAIVLWELIHNKLPFEGMSNLQAAYAAAFKNVRPSADDLPEDMAVIVTSCWKEDPNARPNFTRIIQMLLHYLSTISPLETPPIPPRIFTSENAVLPPESPGTSSLMAKRGDSGDTPNAHAPSEDKQKGLFFCFKQCY from the exons ATGGGATCTGCAAGTGGGTTCTACACTGGAGAAGACTTCAATTTGGACTCCAAATGGTTGATTGATCCCAAGCTTCTCTTTGTTGGGCCCAAGATTGGAGAGGGTGCTCATGCCAAAGTCTATGAGGGAAA ATACAAAAACCAGAATGTGGCAATCAAAATTATCCATAAAGGGGAGACACCAGAAGAGATTGCTAAGAGGGATGCCCGATTTGCAAGAGAGGTTGCAATGTTATCCAGAGTTCAACACAAGAACTTAGTGAAG TTTCTTGGTGCGTGTAAGGAGCCTGTTATGGTCATTGTAACTGAACTACTTCTAGGCGGGACGCTTCGAAAATACCTGCTGAACATGCGGCCAAGGTGCCTAGATATGCGTGTGGCAATTGGATTTGCACTTGACATTGCTCGGGCAATGGAATGCTTACACTCTCATGGAATCATACACCGTGACTTGAAACCCG AAAACTTGCTCTTAACGGCCGACCATAAGACAGTTAAACTTGCAGACTTTGGTCTGGCAAGAGAGGAGTCATTGACAGAGATGATGACTGCTGAAACAGGAACCTATCGCTGGATGGCTCCAGAG CTATACAGCACTGTTACGTTGAGGCACGGAGAGAAAAAACATTACAATCACAAAGTTGATGCCTACAGTTTTGCTATTGTGCTGTGGGAGCTTATACATAATAAGTTGCCGTTTGAGGGCATGTCAAATCTGCAGGCTGCCTATGCTGCTGCTTTCAag AATGTAAGGCCAAGTGCCGATGATCTACCAGAAGATATGGCTGTGATTGTGACCTCATGTTGGAAAGAAGATCCAAATGCTCGCCCCAACTTCACTCGGATTATACAGATGCTTCTGCACTATCTTTCCACAATTTCACCCCTCGAAACCCCTCCCATACCTCCAAGAATTTTCACCTCAGAGAATGCTGTCTTGCCACCCGAGTCTCCAGGTACAAGCTCCCTAATGGCGAAGCGTGGCGACTCGGGGGATACCCCCAACGCCCACGCCCCATCGGAGGATAAACAGAAGGGTTTATTCTTCTGCTTCAAGCAATGCTACTGA
- the LOC116013270 gene encoding serine/threonine-protein kinase D6PK-like gives MESLVDGISSLPNGHSSVAAANCIASSVPRASRPPHHPSMKQYRYEGSSSSSYPIAGDFESKSLLSSKGSMVSAKSYKTSDNNLEISHVHVQSDIVSTSVGDHLESNKGKKEFLGVEDFVPKAEGLSGKHLVIDSQNYKSNECLEPGEFTSQNAAKESSIDLLNGQLPPQSGYCPSPQNSFYSATLYAEAKESFTNTEVSECASSVDKSGDSGEVSNSCDFVESTKTSVYRASTGSDVSDESSSSSLSSAVSKPHKANDTRWEAIQAVRSNDGTLGYNHFRVFKRLGCGDIGSVYLAELIGTRSYFAMKVMDKATLESRKKLVRAQTEREILQSLDHPFLPTLYSHFETEKSSCLVMEFCPGGDLHALRQRQPGKYFQENAARFYVAEVLLALEYLHMLGIIYRDLKPENVLVREDGHIMLSDFDLSLRCTVSPTLVKSSNSNIESKKSGYCIEPSCIQPACFTPRFLSRAKKDKKKSSKPKTEIHSQVTPLPELIAEPTNARSMSFVGTHEYLAPEIIKGEGHGSAVDWWTFGIFLYELLFGKTPFKGQGNRATLFNVVGQPLRFPDSPTVSFAARDLIRGLLVKEPQHRLAYRRGATEIKQHPFFQSVNWALIRCASPPDVPKPFIIQQPAVQKSPAATKVQSGVDVKSSDNYFEIDFF, from the exons ATGGAATCACTTGTTGATGGGATTAGCTCCTTGCCCAATGGTCATAGTTCTGTAGCTGCTGCAAACTGTATTGCTTCTTCTGTGCCCAGAGCAAGTCGTCCACCTCATCATCCTTCTATGAAACAATATAGATATGAAggatcatcatcctcatcttACCCAATAGCTGGTGACTTTGAATCAAAGTCACTGCTAAGCTCAAAAGGCTCTATGGTCAGCGCAAAGTCTTATAAAACATCTGATAATAATCTTGAGATTTCTCATGTTCATGTTCAGAGTGACATAGTCTCTACTTCAGTGGGAGATCATTTGGAGTCAAATAAAGGTAAGAAGGAATTTCTGGGGGTAGAAGATTTTGTTCCAAAAGCAGAAGGTTTGTCTGGTAAGCATCTAGTTATTGATTCTCAGAATTACAAGTCAAATGAGTGTTTGGAGCCTGGGGAATTTACTTCACAGAATGCTGCCAAAGAAAGTAGTATTGACTTGTTGAATGGCCAGTTACCTCCTCAATCAGGATACTGTCCTAGTCCTCAAAATAGTTTCTACTCTGCTACGCTATATGCAGAAGCCAAAGAAAGCTTCACCAACACAGAAGTAAGTGAATGTGCTAGCAGTGTTGACAAGTCTGGTGATAGCGGTGAAGTTAGCAACTCTTGTGATTTTGTTGAGAGTACAAAGACAAGCGTCTATAGAGCTAGCACTGGTAGTGATGTTAGTGACGAGAGCAGCTCTAGTAGTTTGAGCAGTGCAGTATCTAAACCACACAAGGCAAATGATACAAGATGGGAAGCAATTCAAGCCGTCAGATCTAATGATGGAACTTTGGGGTATAACCACTTTAGAGTATTCAAGAGATTGGGATGTGGTGACATAGGAAGCGTTTATCTAGCAGAGTTAATTGGTACAAGAAGCTATTTTGCCATGAAAGTGATGGACAAGGCAACTCTAGAGAGCCGTAAGAAGCTTGTGAGAGCACAAACAGAAAGAGAGATACTGCAATCTCTGGATCATCCCTTTCTGCCCACTTTGTATTCGCACTTTGAGACAGAAAAGTCCTCTTGCTTGGTGATGGAGTTCTGTCCTGGTGGAGATTTGCACGCTCTTCGTCAGAGACAGCCAGGgaaatattttcaagaaaatgctGCCAG GTTTTATGTGGCAGAAGTTCTCCTTGCTTTAGAGTATCTGCACATGCTGGGCATCATTTATAGGGACCTTAAACCAGAGAATGTTTTGGTGAGGGAAGATGGACACATAATGCTGTCTGATTTTGACCTCTCTTTAAGGTGCACTGTGAGCCCGACTCTGGTTAAATCCTCGAATTCAAATATAGAATCAAAGAAATCGGGATACTGTATCGAGCCATCTTGTATCCAACCGGCATGCTTCACACCACGGTTCCTTAGCAGGGCGAAGAAAGATAAGAAGAAGAGCAGCAAGCCAAAGACTGAGATACATAGTCAAGTAACCCCTCTTCCTGAGCTGATTGCAGAACCAACGAATGCTCGTTCAATGTCTTTCGTGGGTACACATGAGTACTTGGCTCCCGAGATCATAAAAGGGGAAGGACATGGCAGTGCTGTTGACTGGTGGACATTCGGGATCTTTCTGTACGAACTCTTGTTTGGGAAAACGCCTTTCAAAGGACAGGGAAACCGGGCAACATTGTTCAATGTTGTTGGGCAGCCATTAAGATTCCCAGACTCCCCGACGGTGAGCTTTGCTGCTCGGGACTTGATCAGAGGTTTACTAGTGAAGGAGCCACAGCACCGTCTTGCGTACAGGCGCGGGGCAACGGAGATAAAACAGCATCCATTTTTCCAGAGTGTGAATTGGGCGCTGATAAGGTGTGCTAGCCCCCCAGATGTGCCAAAACCATTCATAATACAACAGCCAGCAGTTCAGAAATCTCCGGCAGCCACAAAAGTGCAAAGTGGTGTTGATGTCAAGTCTTCGGATAATTATTTCGAGATTGATTTCTTCTGA
- the LOC116013269 gene encoding nuclear pore complex protein GP210 codes for MLLRRFAFIIPVFLMILLPQTTPFSVSGPHIADVNILLPPKMTHPVEYRLRGSDGCFKWSWDHHDILALLPEYNASSLCSTSARLKSIAPYSGRKETAVYATDMNTGAVIRCKIYIDKISRIKIFHSSVKLDLDGLATLRVRAFDSEENVFSSLVGLQFMWQLMPEKDGLPHHLVHVPLKESPLSDCGGLCGDLDIQVKIEDSGVYSDLYVVRGTEIGHEVVSVHLVEPLSEHMADNIVLTVAEAMSLDPPSPVCVLLDAIVHYSLKVIHGNIPQLVTLPSAFHRWSILNSSVAQVDQMMGTVRALNLGMTAVIVEDTRVAGHTQVSTFLVVLPDSLLLYILPLSAAGDLVEGIEPIPSVSRWYIVAGRQYLIHMKVFSQGPGAQEIYIIKNDNIELHDTQSEFWSILPIADEIVEKGRSRILKATSYGLGKLIATLKYSSGDDGTKKILKVVQEVMVCDHVKFSMDGVLGRILLPWAPGVHQEMELKATGGCAMLSSDYKWFSSDMAIVSVSASGTVEAKNPGRATIKAVSSFDSLNFDEVIVEVYLPSSMLMLPNFPVETLIGSHLLASVTLKTSNGAFFHKCDAFRSSIKWKCESDAFTIVDAGGSLISDKLGILDLDMSSYGPPCAWSFVYAASSGQTMLHATMIKEYQPFDHSISSSVVLKASSRIAAYLPLHVYQASDGNKFGGYWFDMVQTEANNQQNLEYLYLVPGTHVDLILNGGPERWDHGVEFIETVEATGQGNSDFKDGGLVHKIFNMHGSAHRVKCQEVGNYKLTFKRGNLIGNDHPLPAISEVQLLVTCSFPSSIALIADEPVNAIEVIQSVALAERTNERIQTTPVRVANGRTVRMSAVGISDSGKAFANSSSLPLMWELIDCDDLAFWDDLATTQSNWEKFLVLQNATGVCLVRATVVPSSSHVSQHFIEVQNDLTDAITLQLVSSLRLLPEFSLLFFSPDARLNLSITGGSCSLDTLVNDTKVVEIMQPAPGLQCLQLLLAPKKLGTVLVTVRDIGLAPPLSASSMVQVADVDWIKITSGEELILMQGSMQEINFLAGVSSGFTFDLSQYAYMGIQVHIEDDIVELAANDLFSSNVDGYANMQNFTVHAVHVGVTNLYISARRHSGHEIRSQPIKIEVYAPPRIHPSDIFLVPGASYALTVKGGPTSGAYVKYSCKDVEVAKIHSSSGRVSAVSPGNSTVIAIVYTSGDLVICQAYGKVKVGVPSLAMLNVQSEQLAVGRHMPIFPSLSEGNLFSFYELCKNYKWTIEDEGVLGFEAVDYLHGKNHMIPFSTGKEYGSTEYSLDHDNGFIKVLHGRSAGKTNVKISFTCDFLSSKSSLRSRLYNASISMVVVPELPLALGLPATWTLPPHYTTSDLLPLSLDSHSKGNSPSLKNSIMYSLLGECDRKVDGVPDDAIFIDEGKIRTTESGNLACIQAKDMSTGRTEVASCLRVAEVAQIRFTGEKLLVHTLAIGGEVDLPIKYYDILGNPFHEAQGVVQYGVETNYPDVVSIEDSGDSNGKIHLRALGQGRALLQIAFSSNPQKSDYVVIFVGARLHPQNPVLHPGSHLNFRVEGLDDQILGQWFSANESIVSVDLLSGKAEAIREGTTHVIFNSSNVQLQTAVSVLKHGILSVHAPNETLTNVHIPTKGYSFIVKLDGSHSQDIKTAQDTIDILFDCRVDPPYVGYVKPWKDFDTGNSYCLFFPYPPEHSIFSSPESRSMGQEMSVSISASLKGEKHVSSSASALFVGGFSILEVDRDSLRLNMTSGSIISIITIVGNTNVEMLWHDKDRLSVRPIHRDNSQIGWHARYEVKIHKAEKFRDKLVIKLPSTGQIMEVDVNYDPEEREALGRSAIILRVQVFVCIAVFILCAAIVLWHEYHSDRIRQPITPGTPLVAAPITPQQSSPAVVNEESPRTPQPFLDYVRRTIDETPNYRQDFRRRANPQNTF; via the exons ATGCTTCTACGCCGTTTCGCGTTTATCATTCCGGTGTTTCTCATGATACTTTTGCctcaaacgacgccgttttcgGTGTCCGGTCCACACATTGCGGATGTGAACATACTGTTGCCCCCCAAGATGACTCATCCCGTGGAGTACAGGCTGCGGGGGAGTGATGGTTGCTTCAAATG GTCTTGGGATCATCATGATATTCTAGCGTTATTGCCTGAATACAATGCCAGCAGTCTCTGCTCCACAAGTGCCCGCTTGAAATCAATTGCCCCATATAGTGGTAGAAAGGAGACGGCTGTGTATGCAACTGACATGAACACAGGGGCTGTTATTCGTTGCAAAATTTACATTGATAAGATCTCCAGGATCAAGATATTCCATAGTTCAGTCAAACTTGACCTTGATGGGCTTGCTACTCTCCGAGTGCGTGCCTTTGACAGTGAAG AAAATGTCTTCTCATCTTTAGTGGGCTTGCAGTTCATGTGGCAGCTGATGCCTGAAAAGGATGGATTGCCTCATCACCTCGTTCATGTTCCTTTGAAGGAGTCTCCATTGAGTGACTGTGGTGGATTGTGTGGTGACCTGGATATCCAAGTAAAGATTGAAGATAGTGGTGTATATTCTGATCTATATGTAGTACGGGGAACTGAGATTGGGCATGAGGTTGTTTCTGTTCACTTAGTTGAACCATTGTCTGAACATATGGCCGATAATATTGTGCTAACTGTAGCAGAAGCAATGTCTCTTGATCCTCCTTCCCCCGTTTGTGTTCTTCTTGATGCCATTGTCCACTATAGTCTTAAAGTTATCCATGGAAATATTCCTCAGCTTGTAACTTTGCCATCTGCATTTCATCGGTGGTCTATTTTGAACTCCTCAGTTGCTCAGGTGGACCAGATGATGGGCACAGTTCGTGCTTTAAACTTGGGAATGACAGCAGTTATTGTTGAAGACACCAGGGTTGCTGGTCACACACAGGTGTCTACTTTCCTTGTTGTCCTTCCAGATTCTTTATTGTTGTACATATTACCCCTTTCTGCTGCTGGTGATCTTGTGGAAGGAATAGAACCTATTCCATCAGTATCACGCTGGTACATTGTTGCTGGCAGGCAATATCTCATTCACATGAAGGTCTTCTCACAGGGACCTGGTGCTCAAGAAATTTATATTATCAAGAATGATAACATCGAATTGCATGATACCCAGTCTGAATTCTGGAGTATTCTACCAATTGCAGATGAAATTGTTGAGAAAGGCAGATCTAGAATCTTAAAAGCAACCTCATATGGACTGGGAAaattaattgcaactttgaaataCAGTAGTGGTGATGATGGGACAAAGAAAATTCTCAAGGTTGTGCAAGAAGTGATGGTCTGTGATCATGTGAAGTTCAGCATGGATGGTGTCTTAGGTAGAATTCTTCTTCCCTGGGCCCCTGGTGTTCATCAAGAGATGGAACTCAAGGCAACTGGTGGCTGTGCAATGTTATCAAGTGACTATAAGTGGTTCTCTTCTGACATGGCCATTGTTTCTGTATCTGCTTCAGGGACTGTTGAGGCAAAAAATCCTGGAAGAGCTACCATTAAAGCTGTTTCCTCTTTTGATTCTCTTAATTTTGACGAGGTGATTGTTGAAGTTTATTTGCCTTCTTCTATGCTAATGCTGCCTAATTTCCCTGTGGAGACTTTGATAGGATCACATCTTCTGGCTTCTGTGACATTGAAAACATCAAATGGCGCCTTCTTCCACAAATGTGATGCTTTTAGATCCTCCATTAAGTGGAAATGTGAAAGTGATGCTTTCACAATTGTGGATGCTGGTGGGTCATTGATTTCTGACAAGCTGGGGATTCTTGACCTTGATATGTCATCATATGGCCCTCCATGTGCTTGGTCCTTTGTATATGCTGCTAGTTCTGGTCAGACAATGCTGCATGCAACAATGATTAAAGAATATCAACCGTTTGATCACTCCATCAGTAGCTCTGTTGTTCTGAAAGCATCATCACGCATTGCTGCTTATTTACCTCTCCATGTGTATCAGGCAAGTGATGGAAACAAATTTGGCGGTTACTGGTTTGATATGGTTCAGACTGAAGCCAACAATCAACAGAATTTGGAGTACCTATATCTTGTACCAGGCACTCATGTAGATTTGATTCTTAATGGGGGGCCTGAAAGATGGGACCACGGAGTTGAATTTATTGAAACAGTTGAAGCCACTGGTCAAGGTAACTCTGACTTTAAAGATGGTGGTCttgtacataaaatatttaacaTGCATGGTAGTGCGCACAGAGTAAAGTGCCAAGAAGTGGGGAACTACAAACTTACTTTCAAGCGTGGAAATTTAATTGGCAATGATCATCCTCTTCCTGCCATATCTGAAGTGCAGTTATTGGTGACATGTAGCTTCCCATCCTCAATTGCATTAATAGCTGATGAACCTGTAAATGCTATTGAAGTCATTCAATCTGTAGCTCTGGCTGAGCGCACCAATGAAAGGATCCAAACTACTCCAGTCAGAGTAGCAAATGGCCGCACGGTTCGAATGTCAGCAGTAGGCATTAGTGACTCTGGAAAAGCTTTTGCAAACTCTTCTTCTCTTCCTTTGATGTGGGAACTTATAGATTGTGATGATTTGGCATTTTGGGATGATTTAGCAACAACCCAATCAAACTGGGAGAAGTTTTTGGTCTTGCAAAATGCAACAGGAGTCTGTCTTGTACGTGCCACAGTTGTGCCATCAAGTAGTCATGTGAGCCAGCATTTTATAGAAGTTCAAAATGATCTTACTGATGCCATTACCTTGCAACTTGTTTCGTCTTTAAGACTTCTCCCTGAGTTCAGCTTATTGTTTTTCAGTCCTGATGCTAGGTTGAATCTCTCAATTACCGGGGGAAGCTGTTCTCTTGATACTCTGGTAAATGATACTAAAGTTGTGGAGATAATGCAACCAGCACCTGGTTTGCAGTGTTTACAACTACTTCTAGCTCCTAAGAAATTGGGTACTGTGCTTGTGACAGTGCGAGATATTGGGCTTGCTCCACCACTTTCTGCTTCTTCAATGGTCCAAGTTGCAGATGTGGATTGGATTAAAATTACATCTGGAGAGGAACTAATCCTCATGCAAGGAAGTATGCAGGAAATTAATTTTCTTGCTGGGGTTAGCAGTGGATTTACTTTCGATTTGTCTCAGTATGCTTATATGGGCATACAGGTCCACATTGAAGATGATATAGTTGAGCTTGCTGCTAATGATCTATTTTCAAGCAATGTGGATGGGtatgcaaatatgcaaaatTTCACTGTTCATGCTGTACATGTTGGAGTTACAAACCTATATATCAGTGCTAGACGGCATTCTGGACATGAAATACGTAGCCAACCAATTAAGATTGAAGTTTATGCGCCACCAAGAATACATCCCAGTGATATTTTTCTTGTGCCAGGTGCATCTTATGCTCTTACTGTAAAAGGAGGCCCAACAAGTGGTGCATATGTCAAGTATTCCTGTAAGGATGTTGAAGTTGCCAAGATCCACTCATCTTCAGGGCGAGTTTCTGCAGTTTCACCAGGAAATTCCACTGTAATTGCCATAGTTTATACGAGTGGGGATCTTGTTATCTGTCAGGCCTATGGAAAAGTTAAAGTTGGTGTCCCTTCATTAGCAATGTTGAATGTTCAGAGTGAGCAGCTTGCTGTTGGTCGACATATGCCAATATTTCCTTCTCTTTCTGAAggaaatttattttcattttacgAACTGTGCAAGAACTACAAGTGGACTATAGAAGATGAAGGGGTGTTGGGTTTTGAAGCAGTAGATTACTTGCATGGCAAAAATCATATGATACCTTTTTCCACAGGAAAGGAATATGGATCCACTGAATACTCACTAGACCATGATAATGGTTTTATCAAAGTGTTACATGGAAGATCCGCTGGCAAGACTAATGTTAAGATTTCTTTCACCTGTGATTTTTTGTCTTCTAAATCTTCATTGCGGTCGAGGTTGTATAATGCATCCATATCCATGGTGGTGGTGCCTGAGCTGCCGCTTGCTCTTGGATTACCAGCTACCTGGACTCTTCCTCCTCATTATACCACATCAGACCTTTTGCCTTTATCTTTGGATTCACACAGCAAGGGGAATTCTCCAAGtcttaaaaattcaattatgtATTCGTTACTTGGGGAGTGTGACAGAAAGGTGGATGGGGTGCCAGATGATGCTATATTTATTGATGAAGGTAAAATAAGAACAACAGAGAGTGGTAATCTTGCATGTATTCAGGCAAAAGATATGTCAACTGGAAGGACTGAGGTTGCTTCTTGTTTGAGGGTTGCTGAAGTGGCTCAAATAAGATTTACTGGAGAGAAGTTATTGGTTCACACATTAGCCATTGGTGGTGAAGTTGATCTTCCAATTAAATACTATGATATTCTTGGAAATCCTTTTCATGAAGCACAGGGTGTTGTTCAGTATGGAGTTGAAACCAACTACCCTGATGTAGTCTCTATTGAAGATTCAGGTGACAGCAATGGAAAAATCCATCTCAGGGCACTCGGTCAAGGAAGGGCTCTTCTGCAAATAGCATTTTCTAGTAATCCACAGAAGTCAGATTATGTGGTAATTTTTGTGGGTGCTCGTTTACATCCTCAAAATCCAGTCCTACATCCTGGAAGCCATCTTAACTTCAGAGTAGAAGGTTTGGATGATCAAATTTTAGGCCAGTGGTTTAGTGCCAATGAAAGCATCGTGTCAGTAGACTTACTATCTGGAAAAGCAGAAGCAATAAGGGAAGGAACTACTCATGTTATCTTTAATAGTTCGAATGTGCAACTGCAAACTGCAGTGTCCGTGCTGAAGCATGGTATTTTATCTGTCCATGCTCCAAATGAGACACTTACAAATGTACACATTCCTACAAAAGGATATAGTTTCATTGTGAAACTTGATGGTTCACACAGTCAAGATATAAAAACTGCTCAAGACACCATAGATATCTTGTTTGATTGCAGGGTGGATCCACCTTATGTTGGGTATGTGAAGCCATGGAAGGACTTTGATACTGGTAATTCATATTGCCTTTTCTTCCCATACCCTCCAGAACATTCGATATTCTCTAGTCCTGAGTCAAGAAGCATGGGACAAGAGATGTCTGTTTCAATCTCAGCTTCATTAAAAGGAGAGAAACATGTCTCCAGTTCTGCATCAGCACTGTTTGTTGGAGGCTTCAGCATTCTAGAAGTAGACAGAGACTCGTTACGGTTAAATATGACATCAGGATCAATTATAAGCATCATAACCATTGTGGGTAATACAAATGTTGAAATGCTTTGGCATGACAAGGATCGATTATCAGTCAGGCCCATCCACAGAGATAATTCTCAGATAGGATGGCATGCTCGCTATGAGGTCAAAATTCATAAAGCTGAGAAATTTAGAGATAAATTGGTTATCAAACTCCCTTCTACCGGTCAGATAATGGAAGTTGATGTTAACTATGACCCTGAAGAGAGAGAAGCATTAGGAAGATCAGCTATAATTCTCAGGGTACAAGTATTTGTCTGTATTGCTGTGTTTATATTGTGTGCTGCTATCGTCCTTTGGCACGAATACCATTCTGATAGAATTCGACAGCCAATTACTCCAGGCACACCACTTGTAGCAGCACCTATCACTCCTCAGCAGAGCAGTCCTGCTGTAGTGAATGAAGAATCTCCTCGAACACCTCAGCCGTTCCTGGACTATGTTAGGAGGACAATAGATGAGACACCAAATTACAGGCAAGACTTTAGGAGGAGGGCCAATCCTCAGAACACCTTTTAG